TTACGGTTACAAAGGAACTCACTTATTCGTAAACGGTCGATTCGGATACCACTTTGGTGCTCACTTTAATGACTGGTTTGGTTTTGATGATTCTAAATCTGACCCTTATGTTGGAGCAAGTATTGGCCCTCGTTTTTCTAACTACAAATATGACAGTGGCTATACTGATGAAAACTATACTGATACTGATATTGTATTAGGCGGATTTGTAGGCTATAGGTATGCTCTTTCAGATAAATTTGCAGTTTTCGCAGAGCTTGGAAGCCCAACTAGTTCTGCTGGAATCACATTTAAACTTTAAGTTTTCGGGCTAATGCCTACAAACTTTTATAAATGGCTTTCTCAATATCTGAGAAAGCCATTTTTGTTTTATAAACACTCAAAGCGATATTTTGGATAGCTGTCTCTATCTTTGAAACATGAGCACTCAGAATTTTACACATATTGACCCTGCGGGAAACCCTTCTATGGTGGATGTTGGTGGCAAAGCCATCACCAAACGAATTGCGAAAGCCCGAAGCATTGTAGTTCTTGACCAAGAAATTATGGATAAACTCAACAATGAGGAAATTCATACCAAAAAAGGTCCTGTGTTTCAGACCGCTATTATTGCGGGTGTAATGGCCGCAAAAAAGACGGGCGAGCTTATTCCACTCTGCCATCCACTAGGTTTGGAAAACTGTCAGGTAGAAATATCTGTTAATTCAGACAACGAAGTAGAGATTATTTGCACCGCCTCTCTGACTGGTAAAACAGGCATAGAAATGGAAGCTTTAACAGGAGCAAGTGTAGCCGCACTTACCATTTATGATATGTGTAAGGCATTTTCTCATAACATAATCATAAAAGAAACTCGCCTAATAGCTAAAAGTGGAGGGAAAAGAGACTTTGATTTGACCACGTCAAAATAGCTATGAAAAAACATCAAAAACACGCTAAGCTTACCAAACCAGAAATAGGAAATTTTGGAAGGAACGAGGTGGCCTTAGTAGGAGCTCCATGTGATTTAATACAGGTCATTTCACAAAAAATCATTTCCGCTTTTCCAGAGAAAAACTGCACATACATTGATGCAGACCACGCATTTGGCGATAGTGAAGTTCCTTCTCTAAGTAACAACGAACTCATTGACAAAATCAAATTCTTTAGGCAAGACAAAGCCTCCATGAATGATTTTGACAAAAAAATAGCCCTGAATGACCAAGATTTAATTCTAGTCAATGGAAATCATTTTGAAGCACAAGAGCAGCTGGTCTTAATTCATCCGAAAAAAGAAGCTTCTTTAAAAAAGAGATTATCCCAACTTAGCAATGTGATTGGTTATGTGCTTTGTGAAGACATCACAGAACCATTCGACTGGTTAATTGAAGACATCGGGCTTCGTCCAGTATTTAATTCTGATGATGTTGATGGAATAAAAAACATGGTTGAAAATTCTTTTACTACCTCTTATATCAAAGGCTTAGTGCTGGCAGGCGGAAAAAGTCTGAGAATGGGAAGCGATAAAGGGCAAATAAACTATCATGGCATCAGCCAAGTCGATTTCCTTTTAAACGAATTTAAGAGTTTAGGTCTAGACGCCTATGTTTCATGTAGACCAGACCAATACGAAGACCATAAGAGAATAATCGATAAATTTGAAGGATTAGGTCCTTACGGAGCCATACTTTCCGCTTTTCAAACAGACCCGAATGCAGCTTGGCTTGTTTCTGCCTGTGATTTGCCTTTGGTAAACGCCGCAGTTTTTGAAACATTAATTAAGGAAAGAGACTCCTCAAAACTGGCTACTTGTTTTTACAATCCAGAAACAGATTTTCCAGACCCACTTATTACTCTTTGGGAGCCTAAAGGTTATATGAGAATGCTAGAGTTTTTAGCCCTAGGCTACTCTTGCCCAAGAAAAGTTTTGATAAACAGTGATGTGAAAGTGGTTCAGGCAGCCAATCCTGCTATTCTTAAAAATGTAAATACACTAGAAGAAAAAGAGCAATTCCTTTCGGAAAAAAACTAGATTCTTAATCCAACTTTATGATTAAGGGGTAGCACTAACCCAAACTTCACCATCTTTAAAGTATTCCTTTTTCCAGATGGGCACGGTTTCTTTTAAGGTGTCTATAGCGTATTGACATGCTTCAAAAGCAGCCACTCGGTGAGCTGCCGAAACTGCAATAATTACCGGAATCTCCCCTACCATTAGCGTACCCACCCTATGGTGAATCGCTATCTTTTTGACGTCAAACTTTTCAATGGCTTGCTCGGCAATCTTTCGCATTTCAGAAATTGCCATCGGCTCATAAGACTCAAAGTCTAGTCGCTGAACAGTTTTCCCTTTAGTCTCATTTCTTACCGTACCCACAAAGTGAACAATTCCCCCAACGGAATCTTCAGAAACGTAAGCCTGACAAGCATCAAGCGAGAGCACATTGGGCGTTAAAACTATATCAATATTTGATAAACTATCTTTCATATAATAATCAACCTCCGCTTACTGGTGGTATTAAAACGACCTCATCCCTTTCTGTAAGTACTAAAGCACCATCACCGTATTCTTCATTCACGGCTATTCTTAAGGAGGTCAATTTTGAAAAGCTTGGATAATCCACAATTAGCTTCGCTTTCAATATATCCACGGTGCTTCCGTCGGCGAGTTCCACTTCTTTTTCAAAGTCGCCTAGAATTTCCTTCGTAATCCCAAAACACAATATTTTTACTTTCATCCCTAAACCTTTCGTATAAAACCGCTCAATCATCACAAAAGTGCAACATAAATTCAAATTAGCATTACCTTTTATGATATCGAATATTTAACGAATCTGCCTTTGTTAAAATTCATTGACTAATTTTGATTTTGATGAAAGAGATAAGAAGCATTTTAAAAACCTATGCACAAAAAGCACCTTCCGAAAAGGTGGCACTAGCCACTGTGGTGCGGGTAGAAGGTTCTTCTTATCGAAGAATGGGAGCTAGAATGCTAGTCTCTGAAAACGGAACTTGGGTAGGCGGAATTAGTGGTGGCTGCCTAGAAGGAGATGCCCTAAAACGTGCCAGAATGGCTATTTTGAAAGACAGAGCTTCTGTAATAACCTACGACACTTCCACAGACGACCACCACCAGATAGGCGTAGGGCTTGGCTGCAATGGAATTATTGATGTGCTATTTACACCCATTGATGAGAACGACCCAAACAATGCCATTGCCGTATTAAATTCAACAAACCAGACGCCTAGAAAAGTCAGGAAACTAATTTCTGTAACATCATCAGATGACAAAAAACTTCTCGGAAAACTCTTAGAATTTACTGGCATTGAGAGTTTGAAAATTTTAGACGGCAGTACTGATATTGAGAAGCTTAAAAAGCAAATTCAGCAGCTTGAAAAATCAAAGAATTTAGTACTCAATGAGCAAATCACTTTATTCATTGAGGTGGTTCCTCCCGCATTGCAGATTCTCCTCTTTGGTCACCAATATGATTTATATCCCCTAATAAGACAGATACGTGAACTTGGCTGGGATTATAGCGTAATTGCTCCGCCAACTAAAGTCAAAGATGAAAATGTAATAGCTCCTGAAAATATGGCTGAGCTCTATTTTGATAATTTTACGGCGGTAATATTTATGTCCCACTCTTTAGCCACAGATAAAGAAAATCTCTCTAAACTTTCAGGTAAAAAGCTTCGATATATAGGAATGTTAGGGCCAAAGGTTCGCTCAGAGCGAATTTTAAACGAACTTGCTGAAGAGGGTAAACAAATACCAAAAGAGCTTTTAAATCACATTTATGCTCCTACAGGGCTAGATATTGGAGCAACCAATCCTGAAGAAATAGCTCTTTCTATCTTAGCAGAGATTAAAACAGTTTTTTCTGAAAGAACGGGCCTACACTTAAGAGAGCGGCAAAGCCCCATTCATGTACGTGACCAACCTATGAATTTCGATTAATGGATTTTATTACCGTAGCACAAGCGAGTCAAATAGTTTTAGAAAACACCCAGAATTTTGGCGTAGAAACTATTCCTTTTCAAGAATCGAAAGGGCGAATATTGGCGGAAGAAATACAGGCCGACAGAGATTTTCCTCCTTTTGACAGAGTAACTATGGATGGTATTGCCATTCAAGGAAAAGTCTACGAAAGCGGTCAAAAAACTTTTGCTGTAGCATCTATTCAATATGCAGGAGAGCCTCAAAAAACACTTGACAATAAAAATGCTTGTGTAGAAATAATGACCGGTGCCTCTTTACCAAAAAACACAGACTCGGTAATTAGGTATGAAGATGTGACCTTAAAAGATGGTGTAGCTACCCTAAATAATGGCCTTCCAATGTTTAAAAACGTGCACAAAAAAGGGCACGACAGAAGAAAAGGCGAAGTTCTGCTCGCAAAAGGACATCAACTAAAAAGTGCCGACTTAGCTATTTTAGCCACTACAGGAAAAGAGCATGTCAAAGTAAATAAACTTCCAAAAATAGCCATCATCACTTCTGGCGATGAGCTGGTAGAAGTTAACGAAACACCCGAAAGTCACCAAATTAGAAAGTCAAATATTTACGCAATATCCTCCTTAATGGAATCTTTTGCGTCAGAAATCAGGCAATTTCACCTCAAAGACGAACTACAAGAAAGCATTGAAATGCTTCAAAATATTTTTGACAACTACGATGCTATCATATTGTCTGGAGGTGTTTCGGCCGGAAAAAAAGATTATTTGCCGCAAGCTTTAGCAGCAGTAGGAGCAGAGAAACTATTTCATAAAATACAGCAAAGACCAGGCAAGCCTATGTGGTTTGGCAAAAAAGGAAAAACACTTGCTTTCGCCCTTCCTGGTAACCCTGTTTCTTCTTTCATGTGTGCTGTGCGGTATGTTTTGCCATGGCTTCAGAAATCCATTGGTCTTAAAATAGAAAACGAAATGGCCATTTTAGCCGAAGAAATAAGCTTTAAACCAAAGCTCGGTTATTTTCTGCAGGTAAAACTAAAAAACGAAAACGGGCACTTAAAAGCCTTTCCCATAGAAGGTGGGGGCTCTGGCGATTTAGCAAACCTTAGTTTAAATGATGCTTTTTTAGAACTCCCAAACCAAGAATCTAATTGTTTTGAAAAGGGAAGCGTTTACCCTATTTGGCGATTTTAATTTAGTCTTGGGTCGGTAGGATAATTACTCATAACTTTATACGAGCCTCCCATGTCTCTCAAAATCTTTCGCCAAAATTCTTTAGGTTTTGTATCAAAAATCAAGTCCGTGTTCTTTTCTGAGACTATCCAAGAGTTCTTATTCATTTCCGCATCTAACTGCCCTTCACCCCAACCAGAGTAACCAAGAAAAAAACGAATATCTTTTTCTTCTATTTGCCCTACATTCACCAATGTTTTAAGGGTTTCAAAATTTCCTGACCAAAAAAGACCATCGCCCAAGTCTACAGAGTTAGGAATAAGGTCCCCTAACCTATGAATATAATGAAGCGTATTATACTCCACAGGCCCGCCCACTTGTAATGGAATCTCTACATAACAGTCATCAATAGCATCTTTCAGTGTCAAATTTGACAGCTGGTTAAGCACCAAGCCAAAAGAACCCTTCGCATTATGTTCGCATAAAAGGATAACACTTCGTTCAAAATTTGGGTCACCTAAAAAAGGCTCCGCAATTAATAAACAACCGCTGATAGGTTTTGTAGCTTCTGACATATACAAACTTAAGACTTTAGAGCTCAATATACTTGACCTCCACTTTAACATTTTCTAAAATCCTTTGCGTTCTCTCAGGTCGAGCGTCAGTAATAAAAACCTGCCCAAAAGTATCATTGTCAATTTTTTCAATCAGTTTTTTGATTCTGCTATCATCCAGTTTATCAAAAATATCATCTAAAAGCAGAATTGGCTTCAGCCCTTTCCTCCCTTCCAAAAGATTAAACTGAGCTAACCTTACAGACAATACCACGGACTTTTTCTGCCCTTGTGAGCCAAACTTTTTTGCAGGTAAATCATCCAATTGAAAAATGTAATCGTCTTTATGAATACCTAAAGTGGTGCGTTGAGCCTGGCGGTCCCGAAATTCGTTATTCTTAAATTTCTTAGCAAAGTCGTCTTCCACTTCAGATTGATAATGGATGCCTACCTTTTCTTTTCCGCCACTTATCTCTTTATAATGTTTAACTATTTCTGGCTCAAACTCTCCTAAAAAGCTTCGCCTTTTGTTGGCTATTTCTATGGCAAGAGCAACTAAAGGTTGCGAATAGCTATCTAACATCTCTTGGTCAAAGTACTCTCTCTCTGTAAACTGCTTGAGCAAACTATTTCGCTGGTCCATCAAGCGGTTATACTTTTGAAAGGCCTTGAGGTAATCCATGTCAAACTGAGAAATGATACCATCAAAAAGCTTTCTACGTGTATCACTCGCATCACGAATCATGTCTGTATCGTCAGGAGCAATGAGCACCACAGGATATTTGCCAATATGCTCCGTCAGCCTGTCATAAGCTACTTTATCTGCCAAAAGCGTTTTCTTTTGACCTTTTCTAACAGAAAGCGTTATGTTTTCTTCCTTGTCCCTGTTCACAAAATTCCCATCTATTACCATGATAAGTTCATCATGGGTAACACTTAGTTGGTCTTGCTTTTGGATAGAACTTTTGGTTAAAGCCAAAAAATAAACGGCGTCAATAAGGTTTGTTTTTCCTCCACCATTTTGACCGACAATACAATTTACCCTTTCCGAAAATTGGAATTGGGCATCTGTATGGTTCCGAAAATTGAAGAGTCTGATTGACTTTAAATACATTTTTGCTTGTATGATGGCAGCAAAATTGACCAAAGAATTGCCAATTCACAAAGCTATTTTTACTTGAAACACCTAAAGAATCAATCTAGGGACTCTTATTATCAAATTTTCACACCGATATTAGATAGATTTAAAGGATATTTTTCATCTATAAACCTTTAATAGCTATTTTTGCTCTCCCTTTAAAAAGGAATATCTAATTCGAAAAAGATATTTGATTTTGATAATTTAGAGCTAAGAAACGAAAGAAATATATGGCAGCTACAAAGAAGAAAGAAGCAGCGAAAACTAAATACTCAAAAGAGCAATACCTATACTGGTATGAATCAATGATGCTTCAACGCAAGTTTGAAGAAAAAGCTGGTCAATTATATGGCCAACAAAAAATTCGTGGATTCTGTCACTTGTACATAGGACAAGAGGCTTGTTCTTCAGGAGCAGTTTCGGCTCTTGAAAAAGGAGATAAATACATTACCTCTTATAGAGATCATGGTCAGCCACTAGCATTAGGAACAAGCCCGAACGCTATCATGGCCGAACTTTTTGGAAAAGTTACAGGTACTACCAAAGGGAAAGGTGGCTCTATGCACATCTTCGACAAAGAAGTAGGTTTTGTAGGTGGTCACGGAATTGTGGGTGCACAAATTCCTGTAGGTGCTGGAATTGGCTTTGCAGAAAAATATAAAGGAACAAAAAACCTATGTATAGTCTACATGGGTGATGGTGCCGTACGTCAGGGTGCTTTTCACGAAGCCTTTAACTTAGCCATGACATGGAAAATTCCTGTGATTTTTGTAGTAGAAAATAACGGATACGCCATGGGAACCTCTGTAGAAAGAAGTTCTAACGTAAAAGAGCTTTATACATTAGCTGAAGCTTATGACATGCCCGCGGAGCCTGTAGATGCTATGGACGTAGAAGCGGTTCATGAGTCTGTTGCCAGAGCTGCTGAAAGAGCTAGAAAAGGAGATGGTCCTACGTACTTAGAATTTAAGACATATCGTTTTAGAGGTCACTCTATGTCTGACCCACAAAAATATAGAACGAAAGAAGAAGTAGCTGAATGGAAGTCTCGTGACCCAATTGAAATGACTAAGGAAAGAATCCTTAAAGACAAGATTGCGACACAAGACGAATTGGATGAAATCAATGCAAAAATTAAGGGTCAGGTAGCTGAAGCTGTAAAATTTGCAGAAGAATCTCCATATCCTGCTGCAGAAGATGCCTTCAAAGACATCTATATGCAAGAAGATTATCCATTCTTAATGGAGTAATTTCTACCCTATATCGTATTAAAAGGCACCTTTGGTGCCTTTTCTTGTATATTGTCAATTACTAAACCCTACCATTGAATACATTTTGGGCAAAGGATTGATTAAATTAGAAATCAATTAACTAAATTTGCACCTCGAAAAATCAAGCGAAAGCATCAGATGGCAAAACAGAAAGAAGACAAATCAGGTATTGAGATTCTAGAAAGTGCAGAGGCACTTCAACAAGAATTTAATAAAGCCGAAAGTTTCTTTGACTCAAATAAAAAAGTCCTTGGAATTATAGGAGGAGCAATTTTAATAATTGCCCTTGGTATATTTGGATATAATTATTGGATGAAGCAACAAAATGCAGAAACACAAACAGCAATGTTTGACTCTGTTTATTATTTTGAAGCGGACTCTTTAGACCTTGCTTTACAAGGAACTGGTGGAAACGCTGGTCTTTTAGAAGTAGCTGAAAAATATGGCTCTACAGCAGCTGGAAATTTAGCTAAGTATTATGTAGGTGTAGCTTACATGAAACAAGGCAAGTTTGACGACGCCATTACTTACCTAAAAGATTTTAGTTCAAGTGACTTAATTGTTCAGGGCAAAACATATGCTTTGATAGGTGATGCTTATATGGAGAAAGAAAACGCTGAAGAAGCTATCTCTTTTTACCAAAAGGCAGCTGATTACAACCCGAACAAAGAAATGACACCTAACTATTTAATGAAGCTTGCTACGGCATTTGAAACTTCAGGAAATACATCAGGTGCTATGGAAGCTTACTCGGAGTTAATAGAAAAGTACCCGACCTCTATAAGTGTTTTGGCGGCTACTAAGTATAAATCGAAGTTAGAAGCAGAAGCTGGTAACTAACCCAAGCATTATCATATTAATAAGGGGTAAGCCAGCAGGTTTATCCCTTTTTTTATAAATAATTTTTTAGAAAAACATGAGTTCAGCACATAAAAACCTTTCTGTTTATAACACCGACGATATTATTGATATTTCTAACAAGAAATTTGCGGTAGTAGTAGCCGAATGGAACGAAGAAATAACCGGGGCTTTATATCAAGGCGTATTTAACACCTTACTAAAACACGGTGCTCAGAAAGAAAACATACTTAAAATAGATGTGCCTGGTAGCTACGAACTAAGTTATGGCTCTCAAGTATATGCTGCCAAAGAAGAAATTGATGCGGTTATAGCCATTGGATGTGTGATTCAAGGAGAAACAAAGCACAATGATTATATCAATAATGCGGTAGCACAAGGGCTTACTTCGGTAAGTTTGAAATATAATAAACCTGTGATCTTTGGTGTTTTAACACCAAATACGCACCAACAAGCTGTGGATAGAGCAGGAGGGATTCATGGCAACAAAGGAGACGAAGCTGCTATTACGGCAGTTAAAATGCTTGGCTTGAAATAGAAAGGAAATATCATAACAGTATAAATCAGTTTTTACCTTTATTTAAATAACATGCAAGTTTGGAAATTTGGTGGCACTTCCGTTGGAAAGCCAGAACGTATGAAATCAATTAGGGACTTAGTTACGGCTGATGATACCCGAAAAATTGTGGTTTTATCTGCCTTGTCTGGCTCTACAAATGCCCTTTTGAGCATTGGAGAAGCTTTGTCTCAAGGTGATAAAAAAGCTGCTTTTAGTAAAATTGATGAGCTATTTGCTCATTATGAAGCCTTCATTGCCGAGCTTTTTGTTACAGAAGAAGGTCTTATTGAAGGAAAACAGATTATTGAGAAAGAGTTTAGCTTCATAAGCTCTCTTGCCAATGTCAACATTTATACGCCAAGACAAGATAAAAAGATGGTGGCTGAGGGTGAGATACTGAGCACCCAGCTATTCACTGCTTACATGAAAGAGCAAGGTGAGTCTGTGGTATTATTGCCTGCTTTGGAGTTTATGAGCATTGACGCCGATGGCGAACCAGAATTTGCCAAAATAGGGGAGAAGTTAAGTGCTATTCTTCTTAATCAAGCAGAGCAAGTATTGGTTACACAAGGTTTTATTTGCCGAAACCCTAGGGGTG
This sequence is a window from Arcticibacterium luteifluviistationis. Protein-coding genes within it:
- the moaC gene encoding cyclic pyranopterin monophosphate synthase MoaC, whose protein sequence is MSTQNFTHIDPAGNPSMVDVGGKAITKRIAKARSIVVLDQEIMDKLNNEEIHTKKGPVFQTAIIAGVMAAKKTGELIPLCHPLGLENCQVEISVNSDNEVEIICTASLTGKTGIEMEALTGASVAALTIYDMCKAFSHNIIIKETRLIAKSGGKRDFDLTTSK
- a CDS encoding NTP transferase domain-containing protein: MKKHQKHAKLTKPEIGNFGRNEVALVGAPCDLIQVISQKIISAFPEKNCTYIDADHAFGDSEVPSLSNNELIDKIKFFRQDKASMNDFDKKIALNDQDLILVNGNHFEAQEQLVLIHPKKEASLKKRLSQLSNVIGYVLCEDITEPFDWLIEDIGLRPVFNSDDVDGIKNMVENSFTTSYIKGLVLAGGKSLRMGSDKGQINYHGISQVDFLLNEFKSLGLDAYVSCRPDQYEDHKRIIDKFEGLGPYGAILSAFQTDPNAAWLVSACDLPLVNAAVFETLIKERDSSKLATCFYNPETDFPDPLITLWEPKGYMRMLEFLALGYSCPRKVLINSDVKVVQAANPAILKNVNTLEEKEQFLSEKN
- a CDS encoding molybdenum cofactor biosynthesis protein MoaE encodes the protein MKDSLSNIDIVLTPNVLSLDACQAYVSEDSVGGIVHFVGTVRNETKGKTVQRLDFESYEPMAISEMRKIAEQAIEKFDVKKIAIHHRVGTLMVGEIPVIIAVSAAHRVAAFEACQYAIDTLKETVPIWKKEYFKDGEVWVSATP
- a CDS encoding MoaD/ThiS family protein encodes the protein MKVKILCFGITKEILGDFEKEVELADGSTVDILKAKLIVDYPSFSKLTSLRIAVNEEYGDGALVLTERDEVVLIPPVSGG
- a CDS encoding XdhC family protein, whose translation is MKEIRSILKTYAQKAPSEKVALATVVRVEGSSYRRMGARMLVSENGTWVGGISGGCLEGDALKRARMAILKDRASVITYDTSTDDHHQIGVGLGCNGIIDVLFTPIDENDPNNAIAVLNSTNQTPRKVRKLISVTSSDDKKLLGKLLEFTGIESLKILDGSTDIEKLKKQIQQLEKSKNLVLNEQITLFIEVVPPALQILLFGHQYDLYPLIRQIRELGWDYSVIAPPTKVKDENVIAPENMAELYFDNFTAVIFMSHSLATDKENLSKLSGKKLRYIGMLGPKVRSERILNELAEEGKQIPKELLNHIYAPTGLDIGATNPEEIALSILAEIKTVFSERTGLHLRERQSPIHVRDQPMNFD
- a CDS encoding molybdopterin molybdotransferase MoeA, which gives rise to MDFITVAQASQIVLENTQNFGVETIPFQESKGRILAEEIQADRDFPPFDRVTMDGIAIQGKVYESGQKTFAVASIQYAGEPQKTLDNKNACVEIMTGASLPKNTDSVIRYEDVTLKDGVATLNNGLPMFKNVHKKGHDRRKGEVLLAKGHQLKSADLAILATTGKEHVKVNKLPKIAIITSGDELVEVNETPESHQIRKSNIYAISSLMESFASEIRQFHLKDELQESIEMLQNIFDNYDAIILSGGVSAGKKDYLPQALAAVGAEKLFHKIQQRPGKPMWFGKKGKTLAFALPGNPVSSFMCAVRYVLPWLQKSIGLKIENEMAILAEEISFKPKLGYFLQVKLKNENGHLKAFPIEGGGSGDLANLSLNDAFLELPNQESNCFEKGSVYPIWRF
- a CDS encoding YqgE/AlgH family protein, giving the protein MSEATKPISGCLLIAEPFLGDPNFERSVILLCEHNAKGSFGLVLNQLSNLTLKDAIDDCYVEIPLQVGGPVEYNTLHYIHRLGDLIPNSVDLGDGLFWSGNFETLKTLVNVGQIEEKDIRFFLGYSGWGEGQLDAEMNKNSWIVSEKNTDLIFDTKPKEFWRKILRDMGGSYKVMSNYPTDPRLN
- the recF gene encoding DNA replication/repair protein RecF (All proteins in this family for which functions are known are DNA-binding proteins that assist the filamentation of RecA onto DNA for the initiation of recombination or recombinational repair.), with the translated sequence MYLKSIRLFNFRNHTDAQFQFSERVNCIVGQNGGGKTNLIDAVYFLALTKSSIQKQDQLSVTHDELIMVIDGNFVNRDKEENITLSVRKGQKKTLLADKVAYDRLTEHIGKYPVVLIAPDDTDMIRDASDTRRKLFDGIISQFDMDYLKAFQKYNRLMDQRNSLLKQFTEREYFDQEMLDSYSQPLVALAIEIANKRRSFLGEFEPEIVKHYKEISGGKEKVGIHYQSEVEDDFAKKFKNNEFRDRQAQRTTLGIHKDDYIFQLDDLPAKKFGSQGQKKSVVLSVRLAQFNLLEGRKGLKPILLLDDIFDKLDDSRIKKLIEKIDNDTFGQVFITDARPERTQRILENVKVEVKYIEL
- the pdhA gene encoding pyruvate dehydrogenase (acetyl-transferring) E1 component subunit alpha → MAATKKKEAAKTKYSKEQYLYWYESMMLQRKFEEKAGQLYGQQKIRGFCHLYIGQEACSSGAVSALEKGDKYITSYRDHGQPLALGTSPNAIMAELFGKVTGTTKGKGGSMHIFDKEVGFVGGHGIVGAQIPVGAGIGFAEKYKGTKNLCIVYMGDGAVRQGAFHEAFNLAMTWKIPVIFVVENNGYAMGTSVERSSNVKELYTLAEAYDMPAEPVDAMDVEAVHESVARAAERARKGDGPTYLEFKTYRFRGHSMSDPQKYRTKEEVAEWKSRDPIEMTKERILKDKIATQDELDEINAKIKGQVAEAVKFAEESPYPAAEDAFKDIYMQEDYPFLME
- a CDS encoding tetratricopeptide repeat protein; the encoded protein is MAKQKEDKSGIEILESAEALQQEFNKAESFFDSNKKVLGIIGGAILIIALGIFGYNYWMKQQNAETQTAMFDSVYYFEADSLDLALQGTGGNAGLLEVAEKYGSTAAGNLAKYYVGVAYMKQGKFDDAITYLKDFSSSDLIVQGKTYALIGDAYMEKENAEEAISFYQKAADYNPNKEMTPNYLMKLATAFETSGNTSGAMEAYSELIEKYPTSISVLAATKYKSKLEAEAGN
- the ribH gene encoding 6,7-dimethyl-8-ribityllumazine synthase gives rise to the protein MSSAHKNLSVYNTDDIIDISNKKFAVVVAEWNEEITGALYQGVFNTLLKHGAQKENILKIDVPGSYELSYGSQVYAAKEEIDAVIAIGCVIQGETKHNDYINNAVAQGLTSVSLKYNKPVIFGVLTPNTHQQAVDRAGGIHGNKGDEAAITAVKMLGLK